Proteins from a genomic interval of Anabrus simplex isolate iqAnaSimp1 chromosome 13, ASM4041472v1, whole genome shotgun sequence:
- the LOC136884757 gene encoding cuticle protein 21-like produces MAYKFVVFAALVAVAKAGFLGAPAVYAPGAPLAARAYAAPVAYAAPAYAHAPVAYAAAPAVAKVAVAAPAIAKVAVDTDFDPNPSYSYAYDVKDALTGDSKNQQESRQGDVVQGSYSLVEPDGTTRTVEYTADPINGFNAVVHRAPAVAAVAKVAAPVAVAHAPVAYAAPAIAKVAAPLAYAAPAYAKVAAPLGYAAPLAGRAYYG; encoded by the exons ATGGCATACAAG TTCGTCGTCTTCGCCGCCCTCGTGGCCGTCGCTAAAGCCGGTTTCCTCGGCGCTCCAGCCGTCTACGCTCCCGGCGCTCCTTTGGCCGCCCGTGCCTACGCCGCTCCCGTAGCATACGCCGCTCCTGCCTACGCCCACGCTCCCGTAGCCTACGCCGCTGCCCCCGCCGTTGCTAAGGTCGCTGTAGCCGCTCCCGCCATTGCCAAGGTCGCCGTCGACACCGACTTCGACCCCAACCCAAGCTACAGCTACGCTTACGACGTCAAGGATGCTCTGACCGGAGACTCCAAGAACCAGCAGGAGAGCCGTCAAGGAGATGTTGTCCAGGGTAGCTACAGCCTGGTGGAGCCCGACGGCACCACCCGTACCGTAGAGTACACCGCTGACCCCATCAACGGATTCAACGCTGTAGTACACAGAGCTCCCGCTGTTGCCGCTGTCGCCAAGGTCGCCGCCCCCGTCGCCGTAGCTCACGCTCCCGTAGCTTACGCCGCCCCTGCCATTGCCAAGGTCGCTGCTCCCCTCGCTTATGCCGCCCCCGCCTACGCTAAGGTCGCCGCTCCCCTCGGTTACGCCGCCCCTCTGGCTGGTAGGGCTTACTACGGTTAA
- the LOC136884758 gene encoding cuticle protein 21-like, whose protein sequence is MAYKFVVFAALVAVAKAGFLGAPAVYAPGAPLAARAYAAPVAYAAPAYAHAPVAYAAAPAVAKVAVAAPAIAKVAVDTDFDPNPSYSYAYDVKDALTGDSKNQQESRQGDVVQGSYSLVEPDGTTRTVEYTADPVNGFNAVVHRAPAVAAVAKVAAPVAVAHAPVAYAAPAIAKVAAPLAYAAPAYAKVTAPLGYAAPLAGRAYYG, encoded by the exons ATGGCATACAAG TTCGTCGTCTTCGCCGCCCTCGTGGCCGTCGCTAAGGCCGGATTCCTCGGCGCTCCAGCCGTCTACGCCCCCGGCGCTCCTTTGGCCGCCCGTGCCTACGCCGCTCCCGTAGCCTACGCCGCTCCCGCCTACGCTCACGCACCCGTAGCCTACGCCGCTGCCCCCGCCGTTGCTAAGGTCGCTGTAGCCGCCCCCGCCATTGCCAAGGTCGCCGTCGACACCGACTTCGACCCCAACCCAAGCTACAGCTACGCTTACGACGTCAAGGATGCTCTGACCGGAGACTCCAAGAACCAGCAGGAGAGCCGTCAAGGAGATGTTGTCCAGGGTAGCTACAGCCTGGTTGAGCCCGACGGCACCACCCGTACCGTAGAGTACACCGCTGACCCCGTCAACGGATTCAACGCTGTAGTGCACAGAGCTCCCGCTGTTGCCGCCGTCGCCAAGGTCGCCGCCCCCGTCGCCGTAGCTCACGCTCCCGTAGCTTACGCCGCCCCTGCCATTGCCAAGGTCGCCGCTCCCCTCGCTTATGCCGCCCCCGCCTACGCTAAGGTCACCGCTCCTCTCGGTTACGCCGCCCCTCTGGCTGGTAGGGCTTACTACGGTTAA
- the LOC136884852 gene encoding cuticle protein 21-like codes for MAFKFFALAALVAVANAGYLGAPAVLAPGAPLAARAYAAPAIAHAPVAYAAAPAIAKVAAPVAVDTDYDPNPSYSYSYDVQDALTGDSKGQQESRQGDVVQGSYSLVEPDGTTRTVEYTADPINGFNAVVHRGPAVAAVAKVAAPVAVAAPAIAKVAAPLAYAHPAAYAAPLAAKAIYG; via the exons ATGGCATTCAAG TTCTTCGCCCTCGCTGCCCTCGTGGCCGTCGCTAACGCCGGATACCTCGGCGCTCCTGCCGTGCTTGCCCCAGGAGCTCCTCTGGCTGCCCGTGCCTACGCCGCCCCCGCCATTGCCCACGCTCCAGTAGCCTATGCTGCTGCCCCCGCCATTGCCAAGGTTGCCGCCCCCGTCGCCGTTGACACCGACTACGACCCCAACCCAAGCTACAGCTATTCCTACGATGTCCAGGACGCTCTGACCGGAGACTCCAAGGGACAGCAGGAGAGCCGTCAAGGAGATGTTGTCCAGGGTAGCTACAGCCTGGTCGAGCCTGACGGCACCACCCGTACCGTAGAGTACACCGCTGACCCCATCAACGGATTCAACGCCGTCGTGCACAGAGGACCCGCCGTCGCTGCCGTCGCTAAGGTCGCTGCCCCCGTCGCTGTTGCCGCCCCCGCCATCGCTAAGGTCGCTGCTCCCCTCGCCTACGCTCATCCCGCAGCCTACGCCGCTCCCCTGGCTGCCAAGGCCATCTATGGTTAA